Within Treponema primitia ZAS-1, the genomic segment AATCCAAATAGATATTTTATCAATTCCCGCTGGTTTTCCTGTTTGCAATCTTGGATCATTGTCGATATAGTTCATTTATTTTCTCCTGCGGATTTTTGTAAAATAAATTTTTTAACTTGTTCCTCTGTAAATCGTAATGATTTTCCAATCTTTACAGACTGTAATTCTCCGGATTCTGCCATTTTATAAACTTTAGATTGCGAAACGCTCAAAGCACTTGCAACATCCGATACGGTTAATAGTTCCATATCTTAACACTCCTTGGTACCATTAATATTATTTATTTCCACGTGGTACACATTAGTATGTTATGCCGTATAAGAATAAAAATAAAAGCTGTGCGTTAATATAATAAAGTCAAATTTTAGCATAAAGGCCCCCCAGGATTAAAATTATGGACACGTTTTTTTACAAAGCGGTTATAATTGTTAAACCATCCGGCCTTTCTTAAAATAGCTATAAAATCAGGGCAAAGATACGGTAAATAATTGTGATTGATATTAAAAAAGAAGGGATTAGTTGCCTGTGATAAAAAACACGACAGAAGGGGCATGAGTTTACAGAATAATTGTGGTATCGTAAGCGTTAAATCTGAAAGGCAAAGGTATTGCCGCTTCTTCCCGGTAATGTTGAATATGACACTTGATGAATTATTATGAGATTCTATACACAAAAATGATTTTCTGGTCTCCTTCAATTCCCCATTAGTCCTATAGTACTTTCTATAATCCCGTGAAAGATAACGATTACCAACTTTGCGAAATCCGGAAGATTTACAAAGGAATGGCTGATAATACAAGAAAGTGTACCGTAATTCCAATTCATGAATTCTTAAATCTGTAATACTTATATTAGGATAAAGTATGCCTTTGTGTATAAGCTGTATAAAAATATTTGCTATTTGGGTCAATATTGGTATAATTGGATTTAAAACGACACCTGCAATAACTAATATTCCCGTATTGCCATAGTAAAGTAACCGGTATGCCGGGTAATTTATATTTAATCCATGCGCTTCTTCAATGTTTCGGATAAAAGCTTTATTGAATGCCAATGCGAGAGAATGAATACTAAGCTTATGGGACATCTCATCCATTTTTTGGCTCCTTAAAATTAATTGGATCACGGGTATGTTGTTTTTGATTAGATTAGCTGTGACTGTTTAACCAAGGTGGGTTATGGCAGCGAAGAACGACATCCTATGATTCGGGAACATAGGGCTTAGAGAAAACAAAGCCTATAAAAAATGAATATTTATTAGGACTGAATAAATCATCAATAATCTATTATTGAATATGAAGTGTGGGTTACTAAGTAACCCATGTCTATATCGAAAAATGCCCCAGATCGCTGCTATGGCGTGATTGATAGAAATAGAAGTTTTAAAGAAATATATACATGAAATTTAAAGCGATTGAATGAATCATAACTGAGTTACAACGAGGCTGTCCAAAAAGGAGAACAGCCGCCCCTTTTGGGTAGGCAGATGGCATGATGGGAATTTTAAAAGATTTTGAGCGGTTATATAAAATGGTCCAGTAAGAAAAAATTGTAGCCTAGTAGTTCCATTTATATTAATGTGTGCCATTTATTCCTTTGATATGAACCATTAGGCTACAAAAGNATTTTTAAAAAAAAAACAAAAAAAGTCAATAAGCCGCGTTGCCTCATAAAAAATCTTACCGAAACGGGACCATGCCTCATAAAAAATCTTACCCAAAACGAGTAGCCTAACCGGGAGCGAGCAAAGCCGGAAGGGGCGAAGGCGGAGTTGTCCAAGCGGTACCAACGCTACAACCCGGTCTTGTTACAACAGGAGGTCCATCGGGCTGTTGATGCCCTTGAGGTTTTTTAGCCATGGTAAGATTTTTATTTCGAGGCATCCATCTGTTACGGTAAGATTTTATTTTGAGGCATTACGTCCGTGAATAAGGAATAATATAATTAAAGCCCTACGTAATTCCTTATATTATAAAGAGATATTGATTTTTCTGGGAAAGGATCGTATATTGAGTTGAGGCCGTTTTAGGCCAAAATTTTTTTGTAATACAAGGAGGCATTTGATGATGGATCACAATTATGTCATGAAATGCAATGGAAATGTGTCTAAAATAGACGCATTTTGGCGGGATGTTCTTTTTGAAAAAGACGGGTGCTCCTATATCCGGCTTGGTGACGGGGATGAAGTTGCGGAATTTGGAACCGAAGGGCTACTTGATGCCAACGCAATTTTTTTTGGTAGTGAAATCGGTCGGGTCCCAGAAAAATACTTCAAAAATATTTCGGCTCGATACCCAGAGGTACTTATCACAATTATTTGTGATGGATGGGATGCCGGAGTCCGCGAGTATCAGGTTTATCTTGGTGGGAAGTTATATGAGTGGGTTGCCGATTTTTACTGGCATTGGAACGTTAACGGTGAAGCTGAAACTTTCAATCGACAACTAGCGGATACTGTCTCTCGACAATGGCAATGCTTGTTGCTGAACGCTTCATAAAATATTAATCAGAGTCGTTTCCCATCGAGAAACGACTCTGATGTTTTATTCCTTCGCATGGTACATACTACATATTGTAAACATTGCTTCATTTTAACCGTCCCAAGGGGTGGGTTATGTGCCCCGCGGATGGAATAAATATGCCTAAAAGGACATCAAGGGTATTGAAATGGCCCATACCTCTTTTTACGGTAATTTTTTATTGACGAAATTCTCTATTCAGTTTACAATATGTCAACTTTAGGTAAGATGGGATGGGAAAATGCAACCGACACAGCCATGCAAGACAGAAGCAGACCGGCTTGTATACCTTTGCCAGAAATCAGGGCTTACGGCCATACAGTTTGCAGAGAACTGCGGCCTGTCCAAGTCTCAGTTATCCCACTTTATGAATGGTAGACGTAGGCTTTCCCGTGAAGCCTTGGAAAAGCTGGCTCAACAAGATATAGACATCAACTGGCTGCTTACCGGAAAAAGCATAAGACAGGAGATAGTATGGATAAATCGATAGTCTTTATATCTCACTATGCAGAAGAAAAAGAATTTGCACAATTGTTGGGTACTTTCATTGAGAATTGTTTTTATAATAATATTACTTGTTTTATCTCGTCGTATACACTTGAGTTGGGAGATGCTTTTCTTGATAAAATACGAAATAATTTTACGAAAAGCGATATTGTGTTAGTCCTGTGTAGTCCCACTTCTATACAAAGGCCTTGGATTTGCGCGGAAGCTGGGGCAAGTTTTTTCACAGGTAAGCTTTGCATCCCTATATGTCATTCAGGATTAGAGTTTAAGGACTTGCCGCCATTCTTTGACAAACTACAAGGAACTTCATTTAAAACAGCAAATGACGCCCAGACATTAATTGAGAAAATCGGCAAGGTTACCCAATGTTCAAATACAATAATTAACATTAATGAGTTTATAACAAGTATTTTGACTTTGGAAACCCAATATACTTTTTGGAATCGATTAATTGCGGCGTTTTCGAACATCTTAGTTGCGATTTGTAATAGTTTTGGTGGGAACACATTTTCGTTATGCTTATTGTGGCTCATTGATGGGAAAGGTAAGATAGCTTTTCACAGGGATGATTTTGTTATTGCCGAAATCAATAAAGCTACCCGTGCTTTCCCAGACATATTTCGTTCTGGTTTCATTGATTTACCAAATACTGGGTTAAGTCGTACCGGGTATATTATTGAGCTAAAACAGGGTTATTACGACTTAAAACCAGACATATATGTAAAATTATTAAATAGTACTTTACCAGTGCAGCGTGTAGAAATTCCCCAAACAAAAAAGATATCTATCCGAGGAAAGGACGCTGATGGTAAACCCATTGACGTTCAGGTATTATTTTACGAAGGAGGCATCAATCAGCCTAATGAAACAACACAAAGCGAACCCCACTGAATAACGAGAAACTACCGCTCTACAGAGCGGATAAAACCGCCCGCAATTTTGTCACGCTTGTGACTTTATTCCCGAACGCCATCACCGAAATGCGCGACGAAAACCTTGCCACAAATGGAAAAGGTCGGAATAAATAACTTGCCAGTAAGCCCAGAAAAGAGGATGCTGGATATGTACAGGAAGGTGTTTCAGGGA encodes:
- a CDS encoding helix-turn-helix domain-containing protein — its product is MELLTVSDVASALSVSQSKVYKMAESGELQSVKIGKSLRFTEEQVKKFILQKSAGENK
- a CDS encoding helix-turn-helix domain-containing protein — its product is MQPTQPCKTEADRLVYLCQKSGLTAIQFAENCGLSKSQLSHFMNGRRRLSREALEKLAQQDIDINWLLTGKSIRQEIVWINR
- a CDS encoding toll/interleukin-1 receptor domain-containing protein, producing the protein MDKSIVFISHYAEEKEFAQLLGTFIENCFYNNITCFISSYTLELGDAFLDKIRNNFTKSDIVLVLCSPTSIQRPWICAEAGASFFTGKLCIPICHSGLEFKDLPPFFDKLQGTSFKTANDAQTLIEKIGKVTQCSNTIININEFITSILTLETQYTFWNRLIAAFSNILVAICNSFGGNTFSLCLLWLIDGKGKIAFHRDDFVIAEINKATRAFPDIFRSGFIDLPNTGLSRTGYIIELKQGYYDLKPDIYVKLLNSTLPVQRVEIPQTKKISIRGKDADGKPIDVQVLFYEGGINQPNETTQSEPH